One Pogoniulus pusillus isolate bPogPus1 chromosome 32, bPogPus1.pri, whole genome shotgun sequence genomic window carries:
- the GOLGA4 gene encoding golgin subfamily A member 4 isoform X1, translating to MFKKLRQKISEEQGARTGPHPPQVPSNSSSPTGNRSRTSSFTDQNDEGTLTPDKENLTKQPPPRSTENNGSGPASPQLSDTQSFAQRLQLRVPSMESLFRSPVKESLFRSSSKESLVRTSSRDSLSRLDSDTAGPTLDPPSDIESETEEPSGNMDSLSKEQLLQRLRRMERSLGNYRGKYSELVSAYQVIQREKKKLQGILSQSQDKALRRIEELREELQLDQQAKKHLQEEFDASLEEKDQFISVLQTQVSLLKQRLQNGQISTELPDPNTQSEPQVQNPTKEISTENTVEAGSNEGHEDSVKTLETLAQRVKRQENLLQRCKEMIRSHKERSAQLTNEKEALQEQLEERLQELEKIKDLHMAEKTKLITQLRDAKNLIEQLEQDKGMVIAETKRQMHETLEMKEEEIAQLRARIKEVTTKGEELKEQKEKSDKAAFEELERALSMAQKTEEARKKLQAEMDEKIKAVEKASEEERVNLQRELTRVKQEVVEIMKKSSEERVAELENFHKKELATKDEELSERLQAQEKEFQEKLKAALEKNQSECLKTLQEKEQQESLALEELELQKKAIQSECDKKVEKMHEEIESCRTRILELESSLAKYSQDDRKQSEELSTLMESEKRQHSKEINDMVEKHKKEMENLKQQQEELWTEKLEMLKQQQVTEIEKMREKQEQEVDAILKEKETAFRAHIEEMNEKTLEKLDVKQTELEALSCELSEALKVRHDLEQELSELNSKLCEAKQELEGKLEEERKRHNEKVEMMVKEHEMSIQGVEKVLKEELNKLKQSLEEKDRHLEELKAHEQKLKESAERSEAELVQVSAKFEELSESQSSTSREQAKMYEEELAKLQQKLTDLEGEKLQLSEQLERTECQLNEVKNDLGASLSQVHDLKQHLQEQSNENTQKVTSLTQQHECQVKDLQRETDETKRSLTEKENEIECMKKLQSKQVEELNQKLLAAEERITALQGEYEGKLKRQENKMEKIKQKSKDMQESFKKKLAEQEAKLKKELENKQLEFSQKESEFNAKMLEMAHASSAGINDAVSKLESNQKEQLESLAEAHRRELEEITLSWEKKLSQQVEELQEKHEMELQEKEQEVGDLKQQLATFSAEKEGSRSEITRLKEEQVKKEELLKELQEELRQSAAKVNSLSDRESDLTAQLEKLESDLNQSLKEQTDLQEQLSKQKAVEETDKAKISELAGTLKTLEEKLQALQSSQYKDHENYKKKIEAIQLKENEFKRQLGELAAQLDAYTKNAEALLQRKSDELIEKCNEKLSLVTSKIAACERQTAQVKEAIVSKVSKIPELEAQLGEVREHHSAASASLQKSMQQLQEKDDLIVSMRADIEGLVTEKEQLQKEGGHQQQAASEKESCITQLKKKLSENINAVTSMREELQEKESDISALNKTINDLHVRLEGMVSLTEKEAAVSLLSKQHQEERLQLLNQVQELSSRVETLSQEKASALEQVNQCTGKLAEWKAKAQAKLTQNHDTIKDLQSKLELSNIEANQKDEELNKLKEQLAKQSKNLDSLKSELEQKQSQREKKESGLMVKLKSQAARIVELEKKIAEKTSENDSLMEEMKKCHEQKDTEQKEIARQLQQAEKVASEKDNRYKEAEEKVFHLEKQIGSLKDEFEAKEKEFDQTKSELLKRKEEEMKELQDRLNAENGTKLADLKKKAEQRIISIRKQLMSQMEEKEQELKQDSEKHIRDLEQKVQEREAKIESLEEKMKLTRDPAELEKEMLQKVESIKAAVEQEKKSMLQSVQQSYEEKMCELQKGLAERDELLQKYEKEQQESSDSHLQLQNKQEELLKKLECVEKSHQEEQNRAESLKKELEEQTKKYSLLAEEHAHCGGDLASSRDKLKAKEQKQLDIENVTGDFQKKLQAETAVYLLEERLKELGNHLVEENEAHKAEIEGMTFRYEEKLQSLQQQLDERNDSLKAFEGNAEAKAKSDLELQKLLEDMQNQQKDLQSKVEEAEREKQKLRKEVNNLQKDLRALRKEHQQELDIVKKESLEEMEQKIRCEQEDIELKHNSTLKQLMREFNTQLAQKERELETAVKETISKAQEVETELIENHHIETTQLHKKIAEKDDDLKRTVKKYEEILEAREEEMTAKVCELQAQLEDLQKEYKQRTAEEERWSNEKVTITELQAQLAQKTTLVNNSKLKEQEFKEQIHVLEDRLKNYEKNMYMPSVGAPYRDGNLHHTDISLFGEPTEFEYLRKVLFEYMMGRETKTMAKVITTVLKFPADQTQKILEREDARPLFASPRSGIF from the exons AACTTAACTAAACAACCACCTCCCAGATCCACAGAAAACAATGGAAGTGGACCAGCCTCCCCACAG CTGAGTGATACTCAGTCTTTCGCCCAGAGGCTTCAGCTCCGAGTTCCCTCCATGGAGTCTTTGTTTCGAAGCCCAGTGAAAGAGTCCCTGTTCCGCTCTTCTTCTAAGGAGTCCCTGGTAAGAACTTCTTCAAGAGACTCACTGAGCCGACTGGACTCGGACACAGCTGGTCCCACCTTGGATCCACCTTCTGACATTGAAAGTGAAACAGAAGAGCCTTCAGGAAACATGGACAGCCTCAgcaaagagcagctgctgcagcgaCTACGCAGGATGGAGCGCAGCTTGGGCAACTATAGGGGAAAGTACTCGGAG CTAGTGTCTGCTTATCAAGTTATCCAGCGGGAGAAGAAGAAACTGCAG GGCATTCTGAGTCAAAGCCAGGATAAAGCACTTCGCAGAATTGAAGAACTGAGAGAG GAGCTCCAACTGGATCAACAAGCTAAGAAACATCTCCAAGAAGAATTTGATGCTTCCTTAGAAGAAAAAGATCAATTTATTAGTGTCCTGCAAACTCAG GTATCGTTGCTGAAACAGAGGCTACAGAATGGTCAGATAAGCACTGAATTGCCTGATCCAAATACCCAATCAGAACCACAAGTTCAGAATCCAACAAAGGAAATCAGTACAGAAAACACTGTGGAAGCAGGAAGCAATG AGGGCCACGAAGATTCTGTTAAAACTCTGGAGACTCTTGCTCAGAGGGTGAAGCGCCAGGAGAACTTGCTGCAGCGTTGCAAGGAGATGATTCGGTCACATAAGGAGCGCTCTGCCCAGTTAACCAATGAGAAGGAGGCACTTCAAGAGCAGTTAGAGGAGAGGCTTCAAGAGCTGGAGAAAATAAAG GACCTTCACATGGCTGAGAAGACAAAACTGATTACACAGCTGCGTGATGCAAAGAATTTGATTGAGCAGCTAGAGCAAGACAAG GGTATGGTAATTGCAGAGACAAAGCGACAGATGCACGAAACATTGGAaatgaaggaggaggaaattgcCCAACTGCGTGCACGGATCAAAGAAGTGACTACAAAAGGCGAGGAATTaaaggagcagaaagaaaagtctgACAAAGCTG CTTTTGAAGAGCTTGAGAGGGCTCTGAGTATGGCCCAAAAGACAGAGGAAGCCCGGAAAAAGTTGCAGGCAGAAATGGATGAAAAAATCAAAGCAGTAGAAAAGGCAAGTGAAGAAGAGAGGGTAAATCTCCAACGGGAGTTAACCAGAGTGAaacaggaggtggttgagattATGAAG AAATCTTCAGAGGAACGTGTTGCTGAGCTAGAAAACTTCCATAAAAAAGAATTGGCTACAAAAGATGAGGAGCTAAGTGAGAGATTGCAGGCCCAAGAAAAGGAATTCCAGGAGAAACTGAAGGCAGCTCTT gaaaaaaatcagagtgAGTGTTTAAAAACCCTTCAAgaaaaagagcagcaggaatctCTAGCCTTAGAAGAATTAGAGCTGCAGAAGAAAGCAATACAGTCAGAATGTGACAAGAAAGTTGAGAAGATGCATGAAGAAATAGAGTCTTGTAGAACT AGAATTCTTGAACTGGAAAGCTCTCTGGCAAAGTACTCACAAGACGACAGAAAGCAGTCGGAGGAATTAAGTACTCTGATGGAGTCTGAAAAAAGGCAGCACAGTAAGGAAATCAATGATATGGTTGAAAAACACAAGAAAGAGATGGAGAAcctcaaacagcagcaggaagagctcTGGACAGAAAAACTTGAAATGTTAAAGCAACAGCAAGTAACTGAGATAGAAAAAATGAGGGAGAAACAAGAGCAAGAGGTAGATGCAattctgaaagagaaagaaacagctTTCCGTGCACACATAGAGGAGATGAATGAAAAAACACTAGAAAAACTGGATGTGAAACAGACAGAATTAGAAGCACTGTCTTGTGAGCTGTCAGAAGCACTAAAAGTACGCCATGATTTAGAGCAAGAGCTTTCAGAACTCAATAGTAAATTGTGTGAAGCAAAGCAAGAATTGGAAGGGAAGttggaagaagagaggaaacgACACAACGAAAAGGTTGAAATGATGGTAAAAGAGCATGAAATGTCTATTCAAGGTGTTGAGAAGGTACTCAAAGAGGAGCTCAACAAGCTCAAGCAGTCATTGGAGGAGAAAGACAGACATCTGGAGGAGCTAAAAGCACATGAACAGAAACTAAAGGAATCTGCAGAAAGATCTGAAGCTGAACTTGTCCAAGTGTCTGCAAAGTTTGAGGAGCTTTCAGAGTCTCAGAGCAGTACTTCTCGTGAGCAGGCAAAGATGTACGAAGAGGAATtagcaaagctgcagcaaaagctaACAGATCTTGAAGGTGAAAAATTACAGCTTAGTGAGCAACTAGAAAGAACTGAATGCCAGCTGAATGAAGTCAAGAATGATTTAGGGGCATCACTCTCTCAGGTACATGATCTGAAGCAGCATTTGCAAGAGCAAAGCAATGAAAATACACAGAAAGTAACTTCTTTAACACAGCAACATGAGTGTCAGGTGAAGGatctacaaagagagactgacgAGACAAAGAGAAGTCTAACTGAGAAGGAGAATGAAATCGAATGCATGAAGAAGTTACAGAGCAAGCAAGTGGAAGAGCTTAATCAGAAACTGCtagctgcagaggagagaaTTACTGCCTTGCAGGGAGAATATGAAGGCAAACTGAAACGTcaagagaacaaaatggagaaaatcaAACAGAAATCAAAAGATATGCAGGAAAGTTTCAAAAagaaacttgctgagcaggaaGCTAAACTAAAAAAAGAGCTTGAAAACAAGCAACTGGAGTTCAGTCAGAAAGAGAGTGAGTTCAATGCTAAAATGTTGGAAATGGCACATGCCAGTTCAGCTGGAATCAACGATGCTGTGTCAAAATTGGAGTCTAATCAGAAAGAGCAACTAGagagtcttgctgaagctcATAGAAGAGAACTGGAGGAAATTACCTTGAGTTGGGAGAAGAAACTCAGTCAGCAGGTTGAAGAACTCCAGGAAAAACATGAAATGGAATTGCAAGAGAAGGAGCAGGAAGTGGGAGACCTTAAACAGCAACTTGCCACCTTCAGTGCCGAGAAGGAGGGCTCCAGAAGCGAAATAACCCGACTGAAGGAAGAGCAAGTGAAAAaggaggagctcctgaaggaactaCAAGAAGAACTAAGGCAGTCAGCGGCTAAGGTGAATTCTTTGTCAGATCGGGAAAGTGACCTGACAGCACAATTGGAAAAACTGGAAAGTGATCTTAATCAGTCCCTGAAAGAGCAGACTGAccttcaggagcagctcagtAAACAGAAAGCAGTTGAAGAAACGGACAAGGCCAAAATCAGTGAGCTGGCTGGTACTCTGAAAACACTTGAAGAGAAACTCCAAGCTCTGCAGTCTTCTCAGTACAAAGATCATGAGaattacaagaaaaaaatagaggCCATTCAGCTGAAAGAAAATGAGTTTAAAAGGCAGCTGGGAGAACTTGCAGCCCAGTTAGATGCTTACACTAAGAATGCTGAAGCTTTATTGCAAAGAAAAAGTGATGAATTAATTGAAAAATGTAATGAAAAACTCAGCCTTGTGACATCTAAAATTGCAGCTTGCGAGAGGCAAACTGCGCAAGTTAAGGAAGCAATAGTAAGTAAAGTGAGTAAGATTCCCGAGCTAGAagctcagcttggagaagtAAGAGAGCACCATTCTGCTGCAAGTGCTTCTTTGCAGAAGTCAATGcaacagctgcaggagaaagatgATTTAATTGTCTCCATGAGAGCGGACATCGAAGGGCTTGTAACAGAAAAGGAACAACTGCAAAAAGAAGGAGGTcatcagcagcaagcagcatcagaaaaggaaagctgcatcacacagctgAAGAAAAAGTTGTCTGAAAATATCAATGCTGTCACCTCAATGAGGGAGGAGCTCCAGGAAAAAGAATCTGATATCTCTGCTCTCAACAAAACAATTAATGATCTTCATGTTAGACTTGAAGGCATGGTAAGTTTAACGGAGAAGGAGGCAGCCGTGTCTCTGTTAAGCAAGCAACACCAAGAGGAGCGGTTGCAGCTGTTAAACCAGGTTCAGGAGTTGTCATCCAGAGTTGAGACACTAAGTCAAGAAAAAGCATCAGCTCTTGAGCAGGTAAATCAGTGCACAGGCAAGCTGGCAGAATGGAAGGCGAAAGCACAGGCTAAGCTCACACAAAATCATGATACTATTAAAGATTTGCAGAGCAAACTTGAATTAAGCAATATTGAAGCCAATCAAAAAGATGAAGAGTTAAATAAACTGAAGGAGCAGCTGGCCAAACAAAGCAAGAATCTCGACAGTTTAAAAAGTGAACTGGAACAGAAGCAAAgccagagggaaaagaaagaaagtggGTTGATGGTAAAGTTAAAAAGCCAAGCAGCAAGAATTGTTGAACTAGAAAAGAAAATTGCTGAGAAGACCTCAGAAAATGATTCCTTGATGGAGGAAATGAAAAAGTGTCATgaacagaaggacacagagcagaaagagataGCTCGGCAACttcagcaggcagagaaggTGGCTTCTGAAAAGGACAATAGATACaaggaggcagaagaaaaagtgtTTCATCTTGAGAAGCAAATAGGTTCACTGAAAGATGAATTTGAAGCGAAGGAGAAGGAATTTGATCAGACTAAGTCAGAGCTGcttaaaaggaaagaggaagaaatgaaagaatTACAAGATAGACTGAACGCAGAGAACGGCACTAAGCTGGCAGATctgaaaaagaaagcagagcaaagaaTCATTTCTATtagaaaacaattgatgtcccAGATGGAAGAAAAGGAACAAGAACTTAAGCAGGATAGTGAAAAACACATCAGAGACTTGGAACAAAAAGtgcaggagagagaggccaaAATTGAGTCCTTAGAAGAAAAAATGAAGTTAACGAGAGatcctgcagagctggagaaagAAATGCTGCAAAAAGTAGAAAGTATAAAAGCTGCTGtagaacaagaaaagaaaagtatGCTTCAGAGTGTCCAGCAGTCATATGAAGAGAAAATGTGTGAGCTACAGAAGGGCTTAGCTGAGAGAGATGAATTACTGCAGAAGTATGAAAAGGAGCAACAGGAGAGTAGTGactctcatctccagctgcaaaacaaacaggaagaacTCCTTAAAAAACTAGAATGTGTGGAGAAGAGCcaccaggaggagcagaatAGAGCTGAAAGCCTCAAGAAAGAACTCGAGGAGCAAACCAAAAAATACTCCTTGTTAGCAGAGGAGCATGCACACTGTGGTGGTGATTTAGCAAGCAGCAGGGACAAGTTAAAAGCTAAAGAGCAAAAGCAGCTCGATATAGAGAATGTCACTGGAGATTTCCAGAAGAAATTGCAGGCAGAGACGGCAGTTTATCTTCTAGAAGAGAGATTAAAAGAGTTGGGAAACCATCTAGTGGAGGAGAATGAAGCACATAAGGCTGAGATTGAAGGTATGACTTTCAGATACGAAGAGAAGCTACAGAGTTTACAGCAGCAGTTGGACGAAAGAAATGACAGCCTGAAAGCTTTTGAGGGAAATGCTGAAGCGAAAGCTAAGTCTGATTTAGAGCTGCAGAAGTTACTAGAGGACATGCAGAACCAGCAGAAGGACCTGCAGTCCAAAGTGGAAGAGGCTGAAAGGGAGAAACAGAAACTACGCAAAGAAGTGAATAACCTTCAGAAGGACTTGCGCGCTCTGCGGAAGGAGCACCAGCAGGAACTTGACATAGTAAAGAAGGAATCCTTAGAAGAAATGGAGCAAAAAATCAG ATGTGAACAAGAAGACATCGAGTTAAAGCACAACTCCACCTTAAAGCAGTTAATGAGAGAGTTCAATACTCAGCTGGctcaaaaagaaagagaattgGAAACAGCAGTGAAAGAGACAATCA gTAAAGCCCAGGAGGTAGAAACAGAACTGATAGAAAATCATCACATAGAGACAACACAGTTGCATAAAAAAATTGCTGAAAAGGATGATGATCTAAAAAGAACTGTGAAAAAGTATGAAGAAATCCTTGAG GCTCGTGAGGAAGAGATGACAGCAAAAGTTTGTGAGTTGCAAGCACAGCTAGAAGACTTGCAGAAGGAATACAAACAGAGGACAGCAGAAGAGGAACGCTGGAGCAATGAAAAA